Proteins co-encoded in one Brassica napus cultivar Da-Ae unplaced genomic scaffold, Da-Ae ScsIHWf_607;HRSCAF=900, whole genome shotgun sequence genomic window:
- the LOC111212769 gene encoding TSA1-like protein isoform X4, whose amino-acid sequence MGTKFLSLCLSLCLILSSFYKVSCQDEGTTGLNLDLIEREYQASLQGNEGVDQISGQKNSTVTDNNTISLSLSEESVETTKDSADTSSQLGPVTDEVVTPSSMLDHIELEFQAQINELKQAGSDGINKNDESKDDQELAAQRKKMLEEIEREFEAAAAGFEQFKIDDSTQGEDDEQSAMRKSMLEEIERDFEAATKGLEQLKADDLTGVNDAEHAAKRQKMLEEIEREFEDLFLNLLVEATKGLEELRHSTSSTDDESHSARRQSMLDEIEREFEAATSGLKQLKINAYTVEDDDKEQAARRQSMLDAIEREFEAVTESFKQIDDLADNKDEGDESAKRQSMLDEIEREFEAATSSLKKLNLDDFTEGDDSAQNARRNSMLEAIEREFEAATKGLEELKASDSTQGNDDDEHSARRKSMLDAIEREFEAATRGLAEIKNHEEQAETQRNSMLEEIEREFEAAASAKAAEKDSAKKPPTISTVQKTYGGFNGGFDSLLKPSDGVCGCFNKDKDGLKADTDSSINLAEILAEKSKSQDSETSSLTTSLTNLVHTHRKETTSKVSTVLGSSVTSTTSESSATSETLESLKQTLKKLRGLTARDLVHHPNFDEIIEAGTRYEVLSSASIGYISLLAKYKTVIKEGLEASQRVHLARTRAKILKETAVEKQRAVDAEFALAKSLAQGGDALSIKIFAIKKLLVKLEAEKVSVDLKFKSTETNLGRLLKEASQAYEEYHAAVRKAKEEQAAEEFALETTKRAEHIWVEFLSSLN is encoded by the exons CTTCTCTCCAAGGCAACGAAGGAGTTGACCAGATCAGTGGTCAGAAAAACAGTACAGTGACTGATAACAACACAATCTCTCTGTCTCTATCAGAAGAATCTGTGGAAACTACTAAAGATTCTGCTGATACCTCGTCTCAG TTAGGACCTGTTACTGATGAAGTCGTTACACCTTCGAGTATGTTGGACCATATCGAACTTGAGTTCCAAG CACAAATCAATGAACTTAAACAAGCTGGATCTGATGGTATCAACAAAAATGATGAATCTAAGGATGATCAAGAACTAG CTGCTCAGAGGAAGAAAATGTTGGAAGAGATTGAACGCGAATTTGAAG CTGCTGCAGCTGGATTTGAACAATTCAAGATTGATGATTCCACTCAAGgagaagatgatgaacaat CTGCAATGAGAAAAAGCATGCTGGAAGAGATTGAACGCGATTTTGAAG CTGCTACAAAAGGTCTTGAACAACTAAAGGCTGATGATCTAACCGGAGTCAACGACGCAGAACACG CTGCAAAGAGACAGAAGATGTTGGAAGAGattgaaagagagtttgaag ACCTGTTTTTAAATCTGCTTGTAGAAGCTACAAAAGGTCTTGAAGAACTAAGACATTCAACCTCAAGCACAGATGATGAATCTCACt CTGCAAGGAGACAAAGTATGCTAGATGAGATCGAACGTGAGTTTGAAG CTGCTACAAGTGGTCTTAAACAGCTTAAGATTAATGCTTACACTGTCGAAGATGATGACAAAGAACAAG CTGCCAGGAGACAAAGTATGCTAGATGCAATTGAGCGTGAGTTCGAAG CCGTTACAGAAAGTTTTAAGCAGATTGATGATCTTGCTGATAACAAAGATGAGGGAGACGAAT CTGCAAAGAGACAAAGTATGTTGGATGAGATCGAGCGTGAATTCGAAG CTGCTACAAGTAGTCTTAAGAAACTAAACCTTGATGATTTCACTGAAGGAGATGACAGTGCACAGA ATGCAAGGAGAAATAGCATGCTTGAAGCTATCGAACGCGAGTTTGAAG CTGCTACAAAAGGTCTTGAAGAGCTTAAGGCTAGTGATTCAACCCAAggcaatgatgatgatgaacacT CGGCAAGGAGAAAGAGTATGCTTGATGCTATTGAACGCGAGTTTGAAG CTGCCACAAGAGGCCTTGCAGAGATCAAGAATCATGAAGAACAAG CTGAAACTCAGAGAAACAGTATGTTGGAAGAAATCGAACGCGAATTTGAAG CTGCAGCAAGTGCAAAGGCTGCTGAAAAAGACT CTGCAAAGAAGCCACCAACCATAAGTACAGTGCAGAAAACTTATGGCGGATTCAATG GTGGGTTTGACAGTCTTCTAAAGCCATCAG ATGGTGTCTGTGGTTGTTTCAACAAAGACAAAGATGGTCTTAAGGCAGACACAGATTCTTCCATTAACCTAGCAGAGATACTCGCtgaaaaatcaaaatcccaG GACTCAGAGACCTCTAGCCTCACCACATCACTGACCAATCTTGTTCACACCCATAGAAAAGAAACAACCTCGAAGGTAAGCACAGTCCTTGGCTCATCAGTTACTTCCACCACAAGCGAATCATCCGCTACATCAGAAACCCTAGAGAGCTTAAAGCAAACCCTAAAGAAGCTACGCGGTCTAACCGCACGTGACCTAGTACACCACCCGAACTTCGACGAGATTATAGAAGCCGGTACGCGTTACGAGGTACTCAGCTCAGCTTCCATTGGTTACATCTCTTTACTAGCCAAATACAAAACCGTCATTAAAGAAGGACTCGAGGCTTCTCAGAGAGTCCACCTCGCTCGAACCCGCGCCAAAATTCTCAAAGAAACCGCCGTGGAGAAGCAGAGAGCCGTGGACGCGGAGTTCGCGCTCGCTAAGAGTCTTGCTCAGGGAGGAGACGCGCTGTCCATCAAAATCTTCGCCATCAAGAAACTGTTGGTTAAGCTTGAAGCGGAGAAAGTGAGTGTTGATCTGAAGTTCAAGTCGACGGAGACTAATCTGGGGCGGCTTCTTAAGGAGGCTTCACAGGCTTATGAAGAGTATCATGCGGCTGTGCGTAAGGCAAAGGAAGAGCAAGCTGCTGAGGAGTTCGCTCTTGAGACGACTAAGAGAGCAGAACATATTTGGGTTGAGTTTCTTAGTTCACTTAACTGA